From Nitrospiraceae bacterium, a single genomic window includes:
- a CDS encoding addiction module protein — MKDILEIKQMSREEKLRIMEALWEDLSNEDQSLQSPAWHESLLQETEQRVQAGQENIHDWKEAKKELRKRFE, encoded by the coding sequence ATGAAAGACATTCTAGAGATCAAACAAATGTCTCGCGAGGAAAAGCTCCGAATCATGGAAGCCCTTTGGGAAGACCTGTCAAACGAAGACCAATCGCTTCAATCTCCGGCATGGCATGAGTCGTTATTACAAGAAACAGAACAGAGGGTCCAGGCGGGACAGGAGAACATTCATGACTGGAAGGAAGCAAAAAAGGAACTTCGGAAACGATTTGAATGA
- a CDS encoding DUF2283 domain-containing protein, with protein MKLNYYPDTDSLYIDLTEHPSVESREVSEGIVLDYDAAGNLVGIDIDNASSKVHLKELTLNKLPASIHSVAE; from the coding sequence ATGAAATTGAACTATTACCCAGACACAGATTCACTCTACATCGATCTGACCGAACATCCCAGCGTAGAAAGCCGGGAAGTCTCGGAGGGAATTGTCCTGGATTATGACGCTGCAGGCAATCTGGTAGGCATTGATATTGATAATGCGAGCTCCAAGGTGCATCTCAAGGAATTAACCTTAAACAAACTGCCAGCTTCCATTCATTCCGTAGCCGAATAA
- a CDS encoding DUF2283 domain-containing protein encodes MKVKYDQEVDVLTIEFSSVPVEESDEEKPGIILDYDKDGNIVGLEILNASKRMENPRTLEYAVA; translated from the coding sequence ATGAAAGTGAAATACGACCAGGAAGTCGATGTGCTGACCATTGAGTTCAGTTCTGTTCCTGTGGAAGAAAGCGACGAGGAGAAGCCCGGCATCATTCTCGACTATGACAAGGACGGCAATATCGTCGGCCTCGAAATCCTAAACGCCTCGAAGCGGATGGAAAATCCCCGGACATTGGAATATGCCGTGGCCTAG
- a CDS encoding DUF4258 domain-containing protein: MSFHYSKHVVEELEKRRLSQSLLEEVLQAPEQKVPALDNITCYQSRVEMGGKRYLLRVMVNDTVNPPVVVTVYRTNKITKYWRAS, from the coding sequence ATGAGCTTTCACTACTCGAAACATGTGGTGGAGGAACTGGAAAAGCGTAGACTTTCGCAATCTCTTTTGGAAGAGGTCTTGCAAGCACCGGAGCAGAAAGTTCCTGCGTTGGATAATATCACGTGTTATCAGTCACGGGTGGAGATGGGTGGGAAGCGGTATCTCTTGCGGGTGATGGTCAACGACACAGTAAATCCCCCGGTGGTGGTGACCGTCTACCGCACTAATAAGATCACCAAGTATTGGAGGGCATCATGA
- a CDS encoding HEPN domain-containing protein: MNNPESNFASWLHKADHDLLNINNNLAASEIPWDTICFHAQQIAEKVLKGFLVYHGRDLLKTHALVALPAVYVLASKQNGTIGIGVMSD, encoded by the coding sequence ATGAACAACCCTGAATCAAATTTCGCATCCTGGCTCCACAAAGCAGACCATGACCTATTGAATATCAATAATAACTTGGCGGCTAGTGAGATCCCCTGGGATACCATCTGCTTCCACGCGCAACAGATCGCAGAAAAAGTTCTAAAAGGCTTCCTGGTCTATCATGGACGAGATCTTCTGAAAACCCATGCCTTGGTAGCCCTGCCGGCGGTCTATGTTCTTGCCAGCAAGCAAAATGGTACGATTGGCATCGGGGTAATGAGCGATTAG
- a CDS encoding nucleotidyltransferase domain-containing protein produces the protein MTHAALLEQVTHTIVERFHPKRIVLFGSHARGDAGPDSDLDVFIEMQTSRRPPERAIEVSAAFGLRPWPLDVVVYTPEEVQRLRGVSGTLLSVIEKEGKVLYEQP, from the coding sequence ATGACGCACGCCGCGCTACTGGAACAGGTGACCCACACAATCGTCGAGCGTTTTCACCCCAAACGCATCGTTCTTTTTGGAAGTCATGCGCGGGGCGACGCCGGACCTGACAGTGATCTGGATGTGTTCATTGAAATGCAGACATCACGACGTCCCCCTGAACGAGCTATCGAAGTCAGTGCCGCATTTGGCCTCCGGCCATGGCCGCTCGATGTGGTCGTGTACACACCAGAAGAAGTGCAACGTCTTCGGGGAGTGAGTGGAACCCTCTTATCGGTCATTGAGAAAGAGGGAAAAGTTCTCTATGAACAACCCTGA
- a CDS encoding type II toxin-antitoxin system HicA family toxin, whose translation MTKLPQVSHERVVRALKRAGFYVLREGKHISMTDDKHIVIIPRHHVIKPGTLKQILDAAEISSERFRDLI comes from the coding sequence ATGACCAAACTCCCGCAGGTCTCTCATGAGCGCGTCGTGAGAGCACTGAAGCGTGCAGGATTTTACGTCCTTCGGGAAGGTAAACACATTTCCATGACCGACGATAAACATATCGTCATCATACCTCGCCACCACGTCATCAAACCCGGCACATTGAAACAAATCCTGGACGCCGCCGAAATCTCATCCGAACGGTTTCGGGACCTTATCTAG
- a CDS encoding type II toxin-antitoxin system HicB family antitoxin: MEYPIVIEQDPDAGGYVVYCPTLKGCVSQGETEEEALDNIKDAIKTYLASIEDLKRLKKLRTVEVTV; the protein is encoded by the coding sequence ATGGAATATCCAATTGTCATCGAACAAGACCCCGACGCCGGAGGATATGTCGTGTATTGCCCCACGTTGAAGGGGTGTGTCTCACAGGGAGAAACTGAAGAAGAAGCGCTGGACAACATCAAAGATGCCATTAAAACCTACCTTGCAAGTATTGAAGATTTAAAACGCCTAAAGAAACTGCGGACCGTCGAAGTCACGGTATGA
- the pepN gene encoding aminopeptidase N, whose amino-acid sequence MVDKSELKSFYSPPNGDDAVSEVNSVTYLKDYQQPDYWVTHVDLTVDLREGETLVRAVLQVKKNGNHTNPLVLDGEELEVLEVKQNNQPVAKGGNPAEGYVVDRTSLSLQPAQDAFTVETLVRIYPEQNTALEGLYKSGGNWCTQCEAEGFRRITFFPDRPDNMATYSTRIIADQIAAPVLLSNGNLIDQGQLENGRHYSVWEDPFPKPSYLFALVAGDLACLDDTYVTASGRQVMLCIYAAAKDLDKLGHAMASLKKAMKWDEDVYGREYDLDLFNIVAVDDFNMGAMENKSLNIFNTKYVLAHPDTATDADYEGVEGVVAHEYFHNWTGNRVTCRDWFQLCLKEGLTVFRDQEFSGDMGSQAVNRIANVRILRMSQFPEDAGPMAHPPRPNQFVTINNFYTATVYNKGAELNRMLHAVLGKEDFRKASDLYFERFDGQAVTVEDWVRCMEEASGRDLTQFMLWYTQAGRPTVTAHWSHDQTTKMFTLTLEQQVPTITHQSNGQPRHIPVKFGLVGPDGQDVVQGVLELTHAKHTFTFEQVPPGSVPSLFRHFSAPVHLEAPYTDDHLRHLMVHDRDGFNQWEAGNRFLTTNLMAQVDRYEHGQDILVGDDVLDSFRRILQRADMDGELKSLALSLPVYQEIAPQREVIDPHAIIAVRKAFLETLGRQLHDEFLEMYNTTYHPGKPYDRADAGRRSLQNVALGYLSHSGDAEVAKVALRQYSQANNMTDRYAALNTIINMDEAQPYRDGVAQHFYYQFEHDALVVDKWVGALARSQADDVLPIVKSLTQHEAFSHPTPNRMRALYGTFSQANPKGFHAEDGSGYAFVADFLMELDAKNPQVASRMIGAFEKFRQHRLDLQTHMEAQLRRIAAMERLSPDLSEKLERYLGKETYSQIRAGKVDA is encoded by the coding sequence ATGGTAGATAAAAGTGAACTGAAAAGTTTTTATTCACCACCCAATGGAGATGATGCCGTGTCTGAAGTCAATTCCGTGACCTACTTAAAAGATTATCAACAACCGGATTACTGGGTGACCCATGTGGACCTGACGGTCGATTTACGCGAGGGAGAGACGTTGGTCCGCGCCGTCTTACAGGTAAAAAAAAACGGGAATCATACCAACCCGCTGGTTCTCGATGGCGAAGAACTCGAAGTACTGGAAGTCAAGCAGAATAATCAGCCTGTCGCGAAGGGAGGCAATCCGGCCGAAGGCTACGTGGTGGACCGCACATCCCTCTCGCTCCAGCCCGCGCAAGATGCTTTTACGGTAGAAACGCTCGTCAGAATTTATCCAGAACAGAACACGGCACTTGAAGGCCTCTATAAGTCGGGAGGCAACTGGTGTACGCAATGCGAGGCGGAAGGATTCCGGCGGATCACCTTCTTCCCTGACCGCCCGGATAATATGGCAACCTACAGCACCAGGATTATTGCGGATCAAATCGCCGCCCCGGTCCTGCTGTCTAACGGCAACCTCATTGATCAGGGACAACTCGAAAACGGGCGGCATTATTCGGTGTGGGAAGATCCCTTCCCCAAGCCCAGTTATTTGTTTGCCCTGGTCGCAGGGGATTTAGCCTGCCTGGATGATACCTATGTGACTGCCAGTGGTCGTCAGGTCATGTTGTGTATTTATGCCGCGGCCAAAGACCTCGATAAACTCGGGCATGCCATGGCCTCGCTGAAAAAAGCCATGAAATGGGACGAAGACGTGTATGGCCGTGAATATGATCTCGACTTGTTTAATATTGTCGCCGTGGACGATTTCAATATGGGGGCCATGGAAAACAAATCGCTGAATATCTTCAACACGAAGTATGTGTTGGCGCATCCCGATACGGCCACCGATGCCGACTATGAAGGCGTGGAAGGGGTGGTGGCGCATGAATACTTTCACAACTGGACCGGCAACCGGGTGACCTGCCGGGACTGGTTTCAGCTATGTTTGAAAGAAGGGTTGACCGTCTTTCGAGATCAGGAATTTTCCGGTGACATGGGGTCACAAGCGGTCAATCGCATTGCCAACGTCAGAATCCTGCGCATGAGTCAGTTCCCCGAGGATGCCGGTCCGATGGCGCACCCACCGAGACCGAATCAGTTTGTCACGATCAATAACTTTTACACCGCCACCGTCTACAACAAGGGGGCTGAGCTCAACAGGATGTTACATGCCGTATTGGGGAAGGAAGATTTTCGCAAAGCGTCTGATTTGTATTTTGAACGGTTCGACGGGCAGGCCGTCACCGTTGAAGACTGGGTGCGCTGCATGGAGGAGGCCTCCGGTCGGGACCTCACCCAGTTCATGCTATGGTATACGCAGGCAGGAAGGCCCACGGTCACAGCCCATTGGTCCCATGATCAGACGACAAAAATGTTCACACTCACGCTCGAGCAGCAGGTCCCCACGATCACCCATCAGTCAAACGGGCAACCCAGACACATTCCGGTGAAATTCGGACTGGTGGGTCCTGACGGGCAGGATGTGGTGCAGGGCGTCCTTGAGCTCACACACGCGAAGCACACCTTTACCTTTGAGCAGGTCCCACCGGGCTCGGTCCCTTCGCTCTTCCGCCATTTTTCGGCCCCGGTCCATCTGGAGGCGCCGTATACCGACGACCACTTGCGCCATCTCATGGTCCATGACCGGGACGGATTCAATCAGTGGGAGGCCGGAAACCGATTCCTGACCACGAACCTCATGGCGCAGGTGGATCGCTATGAACACGGACAAGACATCCTCGTGGGCGACGATGTGCTGGATTCATTTCGTCGGATTCTGCAACGCGCGGACATGGACGGGGAACTCAAGAGCCTGGCCTTAAGTCTGCCCGTCTACCAGGAAATCGCGCCACAACGAGAGGTCATTGATCCGCATGCCATCATCGCGGTTCGGAAGGCCTTCCTGGAAACGCTCGGGCGTCAACTGCACGATGAGTTCCTCGAGATGTACAACACCACGTATCATCCCGGCAAGCCGTATGATCGGGCCGATGCCGGTCGCCGCAGTCTACAAAATGTCGCGCTCGGGTATTTATCGCATTCAGGAGATGCGGAAGTGGCTAAGGTGGCCCTCAGGCAATATAGTCAGGCCAACAATATGACAGACCGCTATGCCGCCCTGAATACCATCATCAATATGGATGAAGCACAACCCTATCGGGATGGCGTGGCTCAACATTTCTACTATCAATTCGAACATGATGCGTTAGTCGTGGATAAATGGGTCGGAGCCCTCGCCAGATCCCAGGCGGATGATGTGTTACCGATCGTAAAATCCCTCACACAACATGAAGCCTTCTCGCATCCCACCCCGAACAGAATGCGGGCGTTATATGGGACCTTCTCGCAGGCCAACCCCAAAGGCTTTCATGCGGAAGACGGATCAGGGTATGCCTTTGTCGCAGACTTTCTCATGGAACTGGATGCCAAAAACCCCCAAGTGGCTTCAAGAATGATCGGGGCATTCGAAAAATTCAGGCAGCACCGATTGGATCTACAAACCCACATGGAGGCCCAACTCCGTCGTATCGCCGCCATGGAACGGCTGTCACCCGATCTCAGTGAAAAGCTGGAGCGGTACCTGGGGAAGGAAACATATAGCCAGATCAGGGCTGGAAAGGTTGACGCATAA
- a CDS encoding type II toxin-antitoxin system RelE/ParE family toxin, with protein MENDESIIFHSEAFAELEQAHTWYEEQAPGIGDVFFQEVQYAVARIHETPEAWPAYSHGTKRFLLHRFPYAVVYRVKTGTVQVFAVMHLKRKPGYWNRRRF; from the coding sequence ATGGAAAATGATGAGAGCATTATTTTCCATTCCGAAGCTTTCGCTGAACTCGAACAAGCGCACACATGGTATGAAGAACAAGCACCAGGCATAGGAGATGTATTTTTCCAAGAAGTCCAATACGCCGTCGCTCGAATACACGAAACCCCGGAAGCATGGCCTGCCTATTCGCATGGAACAAAAAGATTTCTGCTTCACCGGTTTCCTTATGCGGTGGTCTATAGGGTAAAAACAGGGACGGTTCAAGTTTTTGCCGTCATGCATCTTAAACGAAAACCTGGGTATTGGAATCGACGCAGGTTTTAA
- a CDS encoding addiction module protein, which produces MRQQSQTILEQALKLTAQERAAVAQQLIQSLDPVQEAGVEQAWQEEIQQRISDVDNGIATTIPWEEVQRRITHGK; this is translated from the coding sequence ATGCGACAACAATCCCAAACCATACTGGAACAAGCACTCAAATTAACGGCACAGGAACGAGCGGCGGTAGCTCAGCAATTGATCCAAAGCCTGGATCCCGTCCAGGAAGCCGGGGTGGAACAGGCATGGCAAGAAGAAATTCAACAACGCATATCAGACGTGGACAATGGTATAGCCACTACCATTCCCTGGGAAGAGGTTCAACGCCGGATAACCCATGGAAAATGA
- a CDS encoding HigA family addiction module antidote protein: MVKNDMRPIHPGEVLLEEFLQPSNPPLNANTLAKALGVPANRITAILKGQRGITGDTALRLGTFFNTSPEFWMNLQKTYELRLAEKALSSKIKKHIQKSRESLVSI, translated from the coding sequence ATGGTAAAAAACGACATGCGCCCGATTCATCCGGGAGAGGTACTCCTGGAAGAGTTCTTACAACCTTCTAATCCTCCACTCAACGCCAACACCCTGGCCAAGGCGCTTGGCGTACCAGCCAACCGGATTACCGCCATCCTCAAAGGACAGCGAGGCATCACCGGCGACACCGCGTTACGCCTGGGGACATTTTTCAACACGTCACCTGAATTCTGGATGAACTTACAGAAGACCTATGAGCTGCGCCTGGCCGAAAAGGCCCTGTCCAGCAAGATCAAAAAACACATCCAGAAAAGCCGTGAATCCCTCGTTTCAATCTAA
- a CDS encoding type II toxin-antitoxin system RelE/ParE family toxin has protein sequence MIKSFKDKTTEEFFGGKAIKQFSGFKRIAERKLTMLDSATELRDLLAPPANRLEKLKGDRAGQHSIRINDQWRICFVWNPDGPYEVEITDYH, from the coding sequence ATGATTAAAAGCTTTAAGGATAAAACCACCGAAGAGTTCTTTGGCGGAAAGGCGATAAAGCAATTTTCGGGTTTCAAAAGGATTGCTGAGCGGAAACTGACAATGTTGGACAGTGCCACCGAATTACGTGACCTGTTAGCCCCTCCCGCCAATCGCCTTGAAAAATTAAAAGGAGATCGGGCCGGGCAGCACAGTATTCGCATCAATGATCAGTGGCGGATTTGTTTTGTATGGAATCCGGACGGACCCTACGAAGTCGAGATCACCGATTATCACTAA
- a CDS encoding trypsin-like peptidase domain-containing protein: MGEEFVPKPARPVPALPSSLHLVAQKPLGAEELNTIAVFEKAAQAVVYITNTAVRRDIWSLNTFEVPQGSGSGFIWNRLGHIVTNYHVIYGADSIQVVLDDQSTRDARIVGVDPDHDLAVLQINGKTDTLMPLEIGTSQDLRVGQRVLAIGNPFGLDHTLTTGVVSALGRSIKSVNDRTIENAIQTDAAINPGNSGGPLLNSAGELIGVNTQIVSPSGAYAGIGFAVPVDIVKRVVPQLIQYGKVIRPGLGVSLIPDSIAARWGIKGLVIAKVLPGSMADKAGLKGLEETKTGRIRLGDVITTIDGEAIRTYDDLARLLDRHNVGDRIKLGIRRSGKEQTLSLQLQAVQ, translated from the coding sequence ATGGGAGAGGAGTTTGTCCCGAAACCGGCACGACCGGTTCCGGCCCTGCCCTCGTCTCTGCACCTCGTCGCCCAGAAACCGCTCGGTGCGGAAGAACTCAATACCATTGCCGTCTTTGAAAAAGCCGCGCAGGCGGTAGTCTACATCACCAATACGGCGGTGCGTCGGGATATCTGGTCGCTCAATACCTTCGAAGTGCCGCAAGGGTCGGGATCCGGATTCATCTGGAACCGCCTGGGACATATCGTCACCAATTACCACGTCATCTATGGCGCGGATTCCATACAAGTGGTGTTGGACGATCAATCCACCCGTGACGCGCGCATCGTTGGCGTCGACCCTGATCATGACCTTGCCGTGCTCCAGATCAACGGGAAGACCGACACCCTCATGCCCTTGGAGATCGGCACCTCCCAGGACCTTCGCGTCGGTCAACGCGTCTTGGCCATCGGCAATCCCTTCGGATTGGATCACACCCTCACCACCGGTGTCGTCAGTGCTCTGGGCCGGTCAATTAAATCGGTGAACGACCGCACGATTGAGAACGCCATCCAAACCGATGCGGCCATCAACCCCGGCAATTCCGGTGGACCCCTCCTCAATAGCGCAGGAGAACTCATTGGCGTCAACACCCAGATTGTCAGTCCCAGTGGAGCCTACGCGGGCATCGGCTTTGCGGTGCCGGTCGACATTGTCAAACGTGTCGTCCCCCAACTCATTCAATACGGAAAAGTCATTCGCCCCGGTCTGGGCGTCTCCCTCATCCCCGATTCCATCGCCGCCCGCTGGGGAATCAAAGGCCTCGTGATCGCCAAAGTCCTGCCGGGAAGTATGGCCGACAAGGCGGGCCTGAAAGGCTTAGAAGAAACCAAAACCGGACGGATTCGCCTGGGTGATGTCATCACGACTATTGATGGAGAAGCCATACGCACCTATGACGACCTCGCCCGACTATTAGACCGGCATAATGTCGGAGATCGCATCAAACTCGGCATTCGTCGCAGCGGCAAAGAACAAACCCTCTCCCTCCAACTCCAAGCCGTCCAATAA
- a CDS encoding YjbQ family protein — protein sequence MAVITHYLNISMTGNSTIENLTKPVRGLLAESGLQGGVLTLFVQHTTASVMIIEDEPGIRADTKTFWDRAIPADPQLEHNTRNAGEDNGHSHLRGQLQGPSLTIPFVNGALTLGTWQQLVLIDFDTRPRTRNLVVQFMGE from the coding sequence ATGGCCGTCATCACCCACTACCTCAACATTTCCATGACCGGCAATTCGACCATCGAAAACCTCACAAAGCCGGTTCGCGGCCTGCTCGCCGAATCGGGCCTGCAGGGTGGAGTGCTGACGCTCTTTGTGCAACATACGACGGCTTCGGTCATGATCATCGAAGATGAGCCAGGAATTCGTGCCGACACCAAAACCTTTTGGGACCGCGCCATACCGGCCGATCCGCAGTTAGAACATAATACGCGGAATGCCGGCGAAGATAACGGCCACTCCCACCTTCGCGGTCAGTTACAGGGGCCTTCGCTGACAATTCCCTTCGTAAATGGCGCCTTAACCCTTGGCACCTGGCAACAACTCGTCTTAATCGATTTTGATACCAGACCACGGACCCGAAATCTGGTTGTCCAATTCATGGGAGAATAG